The Corvus moneduloides isolate bCorMon1 chromosome 1, bCorMon1.pri, whole genome shotgun sequence nucleotide sequence ttcattaatttcattaattttcccTCGAACACAAGATGAAAGCTGTTTTGTGCAATTGGGTGAGAGTGAAGTCCATTAAGAGTTGGTataaagctgtgaaaaaatTCTTATGAGGAGAGGATGAAAATGTACAGTAGTTTTAGAGACCTGTGTGATTTATGACTAATAGGGGGCATATTAAAAGGTATAAAACAAATCATCAGTGATATTAAATGTATCTCCAACTCTCCATATCTCTGATCTCTGTGACATGTGCTCACTTACACTTATATAAATCCCCTGGACTGAGGagaataaaatttattctgaaCTCAACAGATTTGCAGGTAAAAATATTCATTCAAAATACATTCTAGgaagttaaaaatgaaatctggaTTGCAGCAAAACTTTTAATTTCCCTTCCAGATTGTTTTAAATCCACTTCTGCAGCGTAACCAAAAAGAATTTACCAGCCAGTGGAATTCCCTGCATACCAGGCAGCTTTTAATCCGTAACAGAGCACTTGATTTAAATCTTAAGAGCTATGTGGGTTTTATGAAACACTTgatattattaaaaaaccccaaatcataGGTTGGGcaaagacctttgagatcaccaagtccaatGGTTAACGCAGCCCCACTGTCCTCACtattaaaccatgtcctcaatgCCATTTCCACAAGTTTTTAACACTTCAATGGATGGGGACttcaccatttccctgggaaaatgTGCTAATTTTGAATGCATGCATACAATGAACTGGAAATCAACCTTTCCTTATCCTGGTTGCTTCCCCATCCTCATATTTAGAATGTCAGAACTTCCAACTTCCTCGCTCACACACACGCTCtgattttaattagaatttggtttaaatttttacttttgccACGTGTAGTTCTTAATTCTTATGGGGAAAAACCAGCACACTGGCCTTGTTAAACATCCTCTGCTTGTGTTCAGCAAACCCTTGTGCACCAAAGCGGGGTCAGACCCACCTGGATCTCCGGTCGTAACTCCGAGATCTCCGGTAGCTGTCGCTCCTCTTGCTCCTGCTCCGACTCCTGCTGTAGTAACTGTCATAGCTGTAGGACCTGCTTtaaaggggggggaaaaagtaaTTGTGAATTCAGAGTTTCTGGTCTCAAATGCTATTTTAAATGCTGGTTTAAAGGATATTTATAGAAGAGAGATGAGGGGCTGTACAGAAATTACTCTCAAGGATGTGGCGAACACTTTATAAAGGTTTCAACACAACAACCACCTtcaaaataacagtaaaaatctcagattttattaaagacaaagaaagaCATACTAAGCATCTATAaagttttgtgctttttctctttttcgCAGATGCAGTAAAATTCTTGTTTGCTGCTACttctgaaaacaagcaaagcaaTTCCATTTATAactcaattttatttaaaaaaacacgAGCAAATGTGCTCACTACTACTTACAGCATTACCTGTAACTGTAATGCCAGGATGGTTTggttattttcagcttttcgAAGTGTCTTGTGttgatttttgctttgattCAAGTTGCCATCAGgatattaatataataataattatattataATAATGATATTATAATAACAGATctctggaagtgcccaaggcaaggctggacagggcttggagcaacctggtctagggaaaggtgtccctgcccatggcaggcggTTGGAACtggatcatctttaaggtcctttctaacccaaaccattctgggattctgtgagaTAAAAGTAATcttaaaaagtacttttataaataaatatttatatatgcatttGTATGATAGCATATGCAATAAAATATATAGTCTGCACGACATATAACAGCATCATATACAATAATTCTGTATTAAACTCTATTTTAAAGAGAGATAAACAGAAGTACACTAATACTAAGATGATTTGATGGGTAGCACATTTCTTGCAGAGGTTGTAAAAAAGGACAATCCATACCTGGATCGACTGTGGTGACCATAGGAACTGCTCCTGGATCGACTCCTGCTATAGCTCCGActgacagaaacaaaagcacagagGGGTTTTTAGTCAACAAAAGCCAAAAGTGCTAAAGAgagcagggggagagggggagcaaGAGGAGGAGAACACGTTTGGCACCATCTGCAGCTGGATGAACTCACCTACGACTCTTGTAACTGTGGTAGGAACTACTCCGGCTTCTGGAGCGATCTCTGCTGTACCAGCCCCGGCTTCGGCTCCTGGAGTAGCTCCTGGATCTGCAACCAAGGAACACCAAGAGAGAACATAACTGAGGAgaagaacagcagaaaatgagaaCCAAAAGAAGCTATGGATCTTTAGCTTTCTAGCTAAATATTTATTCCGTACTTGCTAAATGATAGAGCCACTAAGTTgatccaagggctggagcccctctgctctggagccaggctgggagagctgagggtgtCCAGCCAGGAGACatcagagccccttccagggcctgaaggggctccaggaaagctggagagggacttgggacaagggcctggagtgacaggtCAAAGAGGAATACCTTCACACTGACACAGATTGAgatgagatattgggaagaaattctcccctgtgagggtggggaggccctggcacagattcccagaaaagctgtggctgcccctggatccctgggagtgcccaggttggacagggcttggaggatagtgggaggtgtccctgcccatggcaggggttggaactggatgatctttaaggccccttccaacccaaactgctCTGTGGCTCTAGGACACAGGActgttcaaaacaaaaaacacagccttaaagagaaaaacattcctTGAAATATGAGAACTTTCATGTTCTGGAAACTTTCACATTTCGGGActggctgtgggagcagcacaAACTTCTCACCTATATGAATATGTAGAACTTCGGGATCGACTTCTTGAGTGACTGTAGGATATGGACCTTGTTCTGTGTCTGGATTTAGACTCAGATTTACTTCGTGACCTGCTGAGACTCCTGGAAGCGCTGTTGTCATCTCTGCTTGGAGATTCCTCCTCACTGGAACTTTCCTGGTTCCTTGGCCGCCGATTTAGCCGGGCTGTTTTCCTCACTTCATCAAAAAGGGACCCAGGCCTTActttattctttgcttttatttcaattCTTAAACCTGCTGGTTTAGGCTCTGGTGCTGATGCTACACTTTTAATCTCTGCGGTCATACTAATTGTTGCTGGTTGTAAGTTACCAACACCTTGCAAAGGCTTCCATTTATTGTCTATCATATTGCTTTgtgtattttcagtaatttcactttttaaactACAGTCTTTAGCAccagacacagggacagagtTATCTTCTTGCCTTCCcgtttctttttcttctttaatattaataaagTCTCTAATGTTGTTTCCCAGTTTGACAGGATCTTTCTCAGGGGTCTCAACCTGTAACTCCTTTTTTATACCAGCACTTAAAGGTTTAGCAGTGAGAATGACAGGAGACAAAACGTCCACATCCACCTTCCCTGGCGAGTTACGATCCGGAGTACAAATCTCCATGTTGTCATCTGTCTGAATAACATCTTCCAGCCcattctgattattttcttcagcttgTTTAATCTCACTCTTGCAGGCAGCCACGTTTATTCCTGAGTTTAAAATACCAGCTGAAGTGCTCGTTTCAATGGGCTCTTTATTAAGGTTGCTGCGATCTGGCGAGGCCCCACACGTGGTGTTTTTATCTAAAAGGTTTTCATTCACACATGACTTTTCACCATTTCCCATTTTATCTGCGACTATTTCATCCTTTTCATAAACTTGTTTTTTATCCTTTATGTCCCTGctaagctgcttttcttttttatcatcCTTGGTAACCGGCTTTTCACTTATCTCATCGTCCTCTTCTTCCCCGAACTCAAGCGGGGGCTGCcaatgaaacatttcttttcttttctggactttgtgttttttctcctttttgcctttcgatttttctttggcttttttggaATGTGATTTTTTAGGGGTCTTTTTCAAGccatgtttgtgtttttttgaCTTGCCTCGAGTGTCTGCTGAGCTGGAACAAGAACTCTCGGATTCAGAAGACGACAACTGTTTGCTTGTCTTCCACGCACAGTCAGAACCCAAAAAGCCCTCTGAGGAATTGGATtgtttttttatccttttggTAACACTAAGCTCTGTGTCAGATCCTGAGGTGGCCTCTCCTTCTTCTTTACCAGAGGAGGGTCTGGAATCCCCCCTATTATGCCTTGCCTCTCCTCTTTCGGAATTTGACTCTGAGTCCCATTTGCTACCTGAGTAGGATTTGCGTTTTGTTTTTGCACCACCTCTGGGTTGCTCCGAGCATTTCTCCTtggctgctttctttttagAGTGATCAGAAACCCGCTCACCCTTGgctttctcctcccctctctcagAACTTAAGCtatttttatcttgtttctCAGCATCCCCTTCTAATGGAAAACGGCCTTCTTTTTCTTGGGCCGCTTTGGCTTTGGCAGAGCGTTCGCTGTCGGAGGAGAAGTCTGAGGATGACAAACTGTCACTCTCCTTCAATCCTTGGGAAGACTCGTCGTAGTCCTTTGG carries:
- the NKTR gene encoding NK-tumor recognition protein isoform X9; the protein is MQRLRTYRAPSGEKWSKGDKLSDPCTSRWDERSASRRSRSWSHNGYADLSTVRYSSHHKKHRKEKKKVKHKKKSKKQKHFKKHKQTKKKKTSASSDVESSHSFHRRTKSSCDRERKSRSSSLSSRRSSRRDWSKSDKEDQSSSSLSSRGSRSYYRSRSRSRSKSRSYSRRSSRSRSASKSLRSRSRSRSSSNPRQQKTVPNSPRTVSARLNDTKLTKTAEPVRAVILPSDKVIVPPVVPENLPVIPLSDSPPPSRWKPGQKPWKPSYERIQEMKAKTTHLIPTQTNYSLVVVKEANTSSSYRKQERSSESDRSGYSKGRSDRSSESWPRSRSRSSRSRSYSRSYTRSRSPSSSRTKSPSSGRSPSPSKYRSDRSGYSESTSDYSLSDEDRHRNKRKSTASDPKARGLKLRQETSSESTLPYKHPKDYDESSQGLKESDSLSSSDFSSDSERSAKAKAAQEKEGRFPLEGDAEKQDKNSLSSERGEEKAKGERVSDHSKKKAAKEKCSEQPRGGAKTKRKSYSGSKWDSESNSERGEARHNRGDSRPSSGKEEGEATSGSDTELSVTKRIKKQSNSSEGFLGSDCAWKTSKQLSSSESESSCSSSADTRGKSKKHKHGLKKTPKKSHSKKAKEKSKGKKEKKHKVQKRKEMFHWQPPLEFGEEEDDEISEKPVTKDDKKEKQLSRDIKDKKQVYEKDEIVADKMGNGEKSCVNENLLDKNTTCGASPDRSNLNKEPIETSTSAGILNSGINVAACKSEIKQAEENNQNGLEDVIQTDDNMEICTPDRNSPGKVDVDVLSPVILTAKPLSAGIKKELQVETPEKDPVKLGNNIRDFINIKEEKETGRQEDNSVPVSGAKDCSLKSEITENTQSNMIDNKWKPLQGVGNLQPATISMTAEIKSVASAPEPKPAGLRIEIKAKNKVRPGSLFDEVRKTARLNRRPRNQESSSEEESPSRDDNSASRSLSRSRSKSESKSRHRTRSISYSHSRSRSRSSTYSYRSRSYSRSRSRGWYSRDRSRSRSSSYHSYKSRSRSYSRSRSRSSSYGHHSRSSRSYSYDSYYSRSRSRSKRSDSYRRSRSYDRRSRSYGSDSDSDRSYSNNRSPSESSRYS
- the NKTR gene encoding NK-tumor recognition protein isoform X10, with protein sequence MSQTKSTLAQRGTSPWKLLDAAPVLTDQKPSVSKSGRKIKGRGTIRYHTPPRSRSCSESDDEESSETPPHWKEEMQRLRTYRAPSGEKWSKGDKLSDPCTSRWDERSASRRSRSWSHNGYADLSTVRYSSHHKKHRKEKKKVKHKKKSKKQKHFKKHKQTKKKKTSASSDVESSHSFHRRTKSSCDRERKSRSSSLSSRRSSRRDWSKSDKEDQSSSSLSSRGSRSYYRSRSRSRSKSRSYSRRSSRSRSASKSLRSRSRSRSSSNPRQQKTVPNSPRTVSARLNDTKLTKTAEPVRAVILPSDKVIVPPVVPENLPVIPLSDSPPPSRWKPGQKPWKPSYERIQEMKAKTTHLIPTQTNYSLVVVKEANTSSSYRKQERSSESDRSGYSKGRSDRSSESWPRSRSRSSRSRSYSRSYTRSRSPSSSRTKSPSSGRSPSPSKYRSDRSGYSESTSDYSLSDEDRHRNKRKSTASDPKARGLKLRQETSSESTLPYKHPKDYDESSQGLKESDSLSSSDFSSDSERSAKAKAAQEKEGRFPLEGDAEKQDKNSLSSERGEEKAKGERVSDHSKKKAAKEKCSEQPRGGAKTKRKSYSGSKWDSESNSERGEARHNRGDSRPSSGKEEGEATSGSDTELSVTKRIKKQSNSSEGFLGSDCAWKTSKQLSSSESESSCSSSADTRGKSKKHKHGLKKTPKKSHSKKAKEKSKGKKEKKHKVQKRKEMFHWQPPLEFGEEEDDEISEKPVTKDDKKEKQLSRDIKDKKQVYEKDEIVADKMGNGEKSCVNENLLDKNTTCGASPDRSNLNKEPIETSTSAGILNSGINVAACKSEIKQAEENNQNGLEDVIQTDDNMEICTPDRNSPGKVDVDVLSPVILTAKPLSAGIKKELQVETPEKDPVKLGNNIRDFINIKEEKETGRQEDNSVPVSGAKDCSLKSEITENTQSNMIDNKWKPLQGVGNLQPATISMTAEIKSVASAPEPKPAGLRIEIKAKNKVRPGSLFDEVRKTARLNRRPRNQESSSEEESPSRDDNSASRSLSRSRSKSESKSRHRTRSISYSHSRSRSRSSTYSYRSRSYSRSRSRGWYSRDRSRSRSSSYHSYKSRSRSYSRSRSRSSSYGHHSRSSRSYSYDSYYSRSRSRSKRSDSYRRSRSYDRRSRSYGSDSDSDRSYSNNRSPSESSRYS